A stretch of the Agelaius phoeniceus isolate bAgePho1 chromosome 1, bAgePho1.hap1, whole genome shotgun sequence genome encodes the following:
- the CHMP5 gene encoding charged multivesicular body protein 5 codes for MNRFFGKAKPKEPPPSLTDCIGKVDSRAESIDKKIARLDAELVKYKDQMKKMREGPAKNTVKQKALRVLKQKRMYEQQRDNLSQQSFNMEQANYTIQALKDTKTTVDAMKLGVKEMKKAYKQVKIDQIEDIQDQLEDMMEEANEVQEALSRSYGTPEIDEDDLEAELDALGDELLADEDNSYLDEAASAPAIPEVTPTDTKNKDGVLVDEFGLPKIPAT; via the exons ATGAACCGCTTCTTCGGCAAGGCGAAGCCGAAGGAGCCGCCGCCCAGTCTCACCGACTGCATCGGGAAG GTGGATAGCAGAGCTGAGTCAATTGACAAGAAAATTGCGAGGCTCGATGCAGAACTAGTGAAGTATAAGGatcaaatgaagaaaatgagaGAGGGACCTGCAAAG AATACAGTAAAGCAGAAAGCATTAAGAGTGTTAAAGCAGAAGCGAAT gtaTGAACAACAGAGGGATAATCTGTCACAGCAGTCTTTTAATATGGAACAAGCTAATTACACAATTCAGGCACTGAAGGATACAAAGACAACG GTGGATGCAATGAAACTGGGGgtgaaagaaatgaagaaagcTTACAAGCAAGTCAAGATTGATCAAATTGAG GACATACAAGATCAATTGGAAGATATGATGGAAGAAGCCAATGAAGTCCAGGAGGCACTGAGTCGTAGCTATGGAACACCAGAGATTGATGAAGATGATTTGGAAGCAG AACTGGATGCGTTAGGTGATGAGCTTTTAGCTGATGAAGACAATTCCTACTTAGATGAAGCCGCATCCGCTCCAGCAATCCCAGAGGTCACTCCTACGGACACAAAAAACAAA GATGGCGTATTGGTGGATGAATTTGGGTTGCCAAAGATCCCTGCAACATAA